A genome region from Scleropages formosus chromosome 6, fSclFor1.1, whole genome shotgun sequence includes the following:
- the rnf208 gene encoding RING finger protein 208 yields MSCLRRQPMAIPMDTVKIIQSEKFPHDCPAPVTQPRYAPPPRVAWDGGGEGEVIVNQACSDLALDIPPRPLVSPPRPLPPAPARRERAYLAQRKTSAAELCYHSQFHYKMDDVIVNQYVLRSAASSSAGGGGGVVGGPVTPCEPLDCPTCGHTYNFANKRPRILSCLHSVCEECLQILYESCPKYKFISCPTCRRETVLFTDYGLAALAINTSILGRLPSDPGGTVQWGSDGDRSCYQTVRQYCQSACTCQISNPLSSCGIM; encoded by the coding sequence ATGTCCTGCCTGAGGCGCCAGCCCATGGCCATCCCCATGGATACGGTCAAGATCATCCAGTCGGAGAAGTTTCCCCACGACTGCCCTGCCCCCGTCACGCAGCCCCGCTACGCCCCCCCGCCGCGGGTGGCCTGGGATGGGGGCGGTGAGGGGGAGGTTATTGTCAACCAGGCGTGCAGCGATCTCGCCCTGGACATACCCCCGCGGCCGCTGGTCTCCCCACCCCGCCCGCTCCCCCCGGCCCCCGCCCGCCGCGAGAGGGCCTACTTGGCCCAGCGCAAGACCAGCGCCGCCGAGCTCTGCTACCACAGCCAGTTCCACTACAAGATGGACGACGTCATCGTGAACCAGTACGTGCTGCGCTCCGCCGCTTCGTCCTCGGCGGGCGGCGGGGGCGGCGTCGTCGGCGGCCCGGTCACGCCCTGCGAGCCGCTGGACTGCCCCACCTGCGGTCACACCTACAACTTTGCGAACAAGCGGCCGCGCATCCTCTCCTGCCTGCACTCGGTGTGCGAGGAGTGTCTGCAGATCCTCTACGAGTCGTGTCCCAAGTACAAGTTCATCTCCTGCCCGACCTGCCGCCGCGAGACCGTGCTCTTCACCGACTACGGCCTGGCCGCGCTCGCCATCAACACCAGCATCCTGGGCCGCCTGCCCTCCGACCCCGGCGGCACGGTGCAGTGGGGCAGCGACGGCGACCGCAGCTGCTACCAGACGGTGCGCCAGTACTGCCAGTCGGCCTGCACCTGCCAGATCAGTAACCCCCTGTCGTCCTGCGGCATCATGTAG